From Onychostoma macrolepis isolate SWU-2019 chromosome 05, ASM1243209v1, whole genome shotgun sequence, one genomic window encodes:
- the vps33a gene encoding vacuolar protein sorting-associated protein 33A, with translation MASHLFCGRVNLNILREAARKDLREFLDKCSGSKAIVWDEYLTGPFGLIAQYSLLKEHEVEKMFTLKGGRIPSAAVKNIVFFVRPRLELMDIIAENVANEDKLQPREFHILFVPRRSLLCEQRLKEKGVLNSFTNIDEYILDLIPYDGDLLSMESESSFRECYLENDQTSLYHAAKGLMTLQALYGTIPQIFGKGECARHVANMMLRMKREFAGSHTQILPVFDTLLLLDRNVDLLTPLATQLTYEGLIDEIFGITNGYVKLPPEKFAQKKQGEGGKDLPTEPKKLQLNSAEELYAEIRDKNFNAVGAALSKKAKIISAAFEERHNAKTVGEIKQFVSQLPHMQAARGSLANHTSIAELIKDITTSEDFFDSLTVEQEFMTGVDTDKVSTYIEDCIAQKDPLIKILRLVCMQSVCNNGLKQKVLDYYKKEILQTYGYKHILTLKNIEKVGLLKPQSTMRNNYPTIRKTLKLWMEDANEQNPNDISYVYSGYAPLSVRLTQVLARPGWRSIEEVLKILPGPHFEERQLVPTGLHKKRQPGENRTTLVFFLGGVTYAEIAALRFLSHMEDSGTEYIIATTKLINGTSWIKSLMDNPEENLP, from the exons ATGGCGTCACATTTGTTTTGCGGCAGAGTAAACCTTAATATTTTACGAGAAGCTGCACGTAAAGACCTGCGCGAATTTTTAGATAAATGTTCGGGAAGCAAG gcCATTGTTTGGGACGAGTATCTTACTGGACCTTTTGGCTTAATTGCTCAGTATTCTCTTTTGAAG gaacATGAAGTCGAGAAAATGTTCACCCTCAAAGGTGGTCGTATACCATCCGCTGCCGTCaagaatattgttttttttgttcgaCCGAGGCTGGAATTGATGGACATCATTGCAGAAAATGTTGCAAA TGAGGATAAATTACAACCACGAGAATTCCACATCCTGTTTGTGCCTCGCCGAAGTCTCCTGTGTGAGCAGCGGCTGAAAGAGAAAGGGGTTCTGAACTCTTTCACAAACATCGATGAATACATTCTGGACCTTATACCTTATGATGGAGATCTTCTTTCCATGGAGTCTGAGAGTTCCTTTAGA GAATGTTATTTAGAGAATGACCAGACGAGCCTGTATCACGCTGCCAAGGGCCTCATGACTTTGCAAGCACTTTATGGAACAATACCGCAAATCTTTGGCAAAGGCGAGTGTGCAAGG CATGTGGCCAACATGATGTTGCGGATGAAGAGAGAGTTTGCAGGGAGTCATACTCAAATCCTGCCTGTTTTTGATACCCTCCTCCTGTTGGATCGCAACGTGGATTTGCTTACACCGTTAGCCACCCAACTTACCTATGAGGGTCTTATCGATGAGATCTTTGGCATCACCAATG GTTATGTGAAGCTTCCGCCTGAGAAGTTTGCACAGAAGAAACAGGGAGAAGGTGGGAAAGATCTCCCCACTGAGCCAAAAAAACTGCAGCTCAACTCAGCCGAGGAGCTTTATGCTGAAATACGGGACAAGAACTTCAATGCTGTGGGAGCGGCTCTCAGCAAGAAAGCCAAGATTATATCAGCTGCGTTTGAG GAGCGACACAATGCAAAAACTGTTGGAGAGATTAAACAGTTTGTTTCCCAGTTGCCTCACATGCAGGCGGCTCGGGGTTCCTTGGCTAATCACACCTCCATTGCTGAACTCATTAAGGACATAACAA CCTCAGAAGACTTCTTTGACAGTCTGACTGTTGAACAAGAGTTTATGACTGGAGTAGACACAGACAAG GTCAGCACATATATAGAAGACTGCATAGCACAAAAAGACCCTCTGATAAAAATCCTGCGACTGGTGTGCATGCAGTCTGTCTGCAACAACGGCCTCAAACAGAAAGTCCTGGACTACTATAAGAAGGAGATCCTTCAG ACATATGGTTACAAGCACATTCTGACCCTCAAGAACATCGAAAAGGTTGGGTTACTCAAACCTCAAAGCACCATGAGAAACAACTACCCCACAATCAGGAAAACACTCAAACTGTGGATGGAGGATGCCAACGAACAG AACCCCAATGACATCTCGTATGTGTACAGTGGCTATGCGCCACTCAGTGTTCGTCTGACACAAGTGCTCGCGCGTCCTGGTTGGAGGAGCATAGAGGAGGTGCTGAAAATTTTGCCTGGTCCACACTTTGAAGAAAGACAGCTGGTTCCCACAGGCCTTCACAAGAAAC GTCAGCCAGGAGAAAACAGAACCACCCTTGTCTTCTTTCTTGGCGGTGTGACGTATGCTGAAATCGCTGCTCTGCGGTTTTTGTCTCATATGGAAGATAGTGGGACTGAGTACATTATCGCAACCACCAAACTTATCAATGGCACCAGCTGGATAAAGTCTCTCATGGACAATCCTGAGGAAAACTTACCTTAA